The DNA sequence CCCGGCGTGGGGAGATTAGGGGGATGGTCATTCCTGTGCGCTATCACCCCGAGGCATGGAGATGAGCCACACCATGCTGGAACAGGCGGCGGCCGCGGCGGTGCGCCCGCTGGAGCTCGCCGTGGTGCTGCCCACGCTGAACGAACGGGGCAATATCGCGCCGATGGTGGCGCGGCTGGAGCAGGCGCTCGGCCCCACGGGCTGGGAAGCGATCTTCGTCGATGACAATTCGCGCGACGGCACCGCCGATGTGGCGCGGGAGATTTCCCGCCGCGATCCGCGCATTCGGGTGATCCAGCGGATCGGCCGGCGGGGCCTTTCCAGCGCGGCGATCGAGGGCATGTGCGCCACAGCCGCTCCCGTGGTCGCCGTGATGGACGCCGACCAGCAGCATGATCCCGCGCTGCTGCGGCCGATGCTGCAGGCGATCCAGTCCGGCGAATACGATCTCGCCTATGCCAGCCGCTTCGCGGAAGGCGCCAGCGTGGCGCAGTGGAACCGACCCGACCGGGCGCGCATGTCGGGCATCGCCAATGCGCTGGCGCGCAAGGTGACGGGGCTCGATCTCAGCGATCCGATGAGCGGCTTCTTCATGCTGCGCACCGACGTGCTGCGGCGGGATGCCGCCCGGCTTTCGGGCATCGGCTTCAAGATCCTGCTCGATATTCTCGCCACGGTGGATACGCCGATGCGGGTGAAGGAATTTCCGCTCGATTTCGCGGCGCGGGCCGAAGGAGAAAGCAAGTTGGACCGGGTCGTCGCCTTCGAATTCCTCGTCGGTCTCTACGACAAATGGCTGGGCCGAATCGTGCCCACCCGCTTCGCCCTGTTCGGCACGATCGGCGCCATGGGCGTCGTGGTGCACATGGCCGTGCTTTGGCTGTTCCTGAGCTTTTCGGGCGGCTTCGGGCATCGGACTTTCAGCGATTTCGAGATCGGCCAGACGGTCGCCGCGCTGGTGGCGATGACCTTCAACTTCGTGCTCAACAACGCGCTCACCTATGCCGACAGCCGCTTGCGCGGCCCGCTTCCGCTGCTGCGTGGCTGGGTGAAATTCGCGCTCACCTGTTCGGTGGGCCTGCTTGCCAATGTCGGTGCCGCGGCCACGCTGGTGCGCATCGGAATGCATGAATATCCCGCTGCGCTGGTCGGCATCGCCATCGGTTCGGTGTGGAACTACGCTCTTTCCAGCCGCTTCGTATGGGGCCGATTCCGCTAGCTGGATTCTGCAGGAACCCGTCCTGTCAAGTGGGCAGTGGAACTTCCTTCCCGCTCCGACCGTTGAAGCGGTCAGATGGCCGCCGCCTCCCACAATCTGCGCGCGGCCGAACAGACTGGAGAAGCGGAATGGAAATCCTTGGTATCATCGTCCTGCTGCTGGACATCTGGGCCATCGTGAACATCATCGGCAGCCCCGCCTCGCTTGCCGCGAAGGTGCTGTGGTCGCTCGGTGTGATCGTGTTCCCGGTGGTGGGTTTCGTGGTGTGGCTGCTGGCTGGCCCGCGTGGAACGCGCGCCCTCGCTTAACCCCTAACTTCTAAGCCAAACCCTCGGCCTCGGGCTCTTGGAGCCCGAGGCCGATTTGCTTAGCGCCAGCTGCTCAGCCACATCCAGCTGGTGAAGGCATGGCGGCCCGGTAGGGATGCGGCGCTGAGTATGGGCCAGAAATAGGCGAACAGCGCCGCCGCTGCCGCCAGCACCAGCAGCGGCACCCACGTCCAGCCCCGCCGCCGCAATTCGTCCAGCGCCAGCGCCAGCCCGCCCATCAGGAACAGGCTGGCCAGCGCATAGTGGTAATAGAACTGCACGTTCTTGGGCGCGATGATCCACAGGCCAAGGCTCGCCGCATAGCCCGCGAACACGCCCAGCGCGTCCCACCGCTTGCGCAGAAGCCCGGCATAGCCGCACCAGAGGATGGCCGGCAGGCCGATGATCATGGTCAGCGGATTGCCGATCATCAGCACGCCGCGCTGCGCCCCGTTGAGGTTTTCGTAGAGGAACCAGATTGGCCGGATGTTGAACACCCACTGGTACCACACGCTCATATAGGTGTGCTTCTTCAGATACTGCTCCTGCATGGAGAGCATCTTGCGGTGCAATTCCAGCAGGCCGTGCAGGTCGGGCGTGATGCTGCCCTTCTCGTAAAACACGAAGGGCCAGTAACAGGCAGCGTAGGTGACCAGCGGCACCAGCCCGAGCCAGAGCGCAGCCTCCGGCAGTGTCATCCCCCCGATCGGCGCGCCGCGGCGGGTGGCGAGGAAGCCCCAGCCGGCTGCCCGCACCCGGAAGACCAGGAAGGAAAGCCCCGGCAGTAGCGCCATCGGGACCGCGTTCCACTTGCTGGCCATGGCGCAGCCCAGCGCCACGCCGCAGATCGCCAGCCGCCAGCGCGCCGTCTCATGTTCCCGCAGGGCCCCGGCCCACATCCACATGGCGAGCATCGAAAAGCCCAGCATGAAAATATCGAGCATGGCGATGCGCGAAAGCACCAGCAGCGGGAAAGCGGTGAGGATCAGCACGCCGCCTGCAAGAGTCGCGAAGCGGGAGAGGCTGGCGAACCACAGCGCGCGCATGGCGGCAAAGATCGCCAGGGTGCCGAAGATCGCCGGCGTGATCCGCCATCCCAGCGCGCGATCGCCGAAGATCTCCATGCCCAGCGCGATCATCTGCTTGCCGAGCGGCGGATGTTCGACATTCATCGCCTTGGACAGCGCCATCACGGCGCGCGCGGCGGGCAGGTAATGCACTTCGTCGAAGAAGAAGCGGGTGGGGATCGTCAGCCGGATCGACACCAGCACCACGAAAACCAATGTGATGATCGCCGTCCAGCCGATCGGATCGCGGGCATGCTGGGGCGGCTGGGTCATCTGGCGCGCCAATAGTCGTGGCGCGGATCGGTGGCAAGCGGCCATGGCGGCTGACGTTGCGCGCCATTGCCTCTCGCCTGCGCGGCTCCTAAACGCGGCGGCACCATGAAGAACACCACCGGAACCGACCGTTCGATCACCGCCGCCTGGCGCCCGCAGACCCGCGCCGTGCGCGGCGGAACCTGGCGCAGCGAGCAGGGGGAGACGAGCGAGGCGCTCTTCCTCACCAGCGGCTATACCTACGATACAGCGCAGACCGTGGCAGATCGCTTCGCAGGCGAGGCGGAAGGCATGGTCTATTCGCGCATGCAGAACCCGACCACGGCGATGCTGGAGGAACGAATCGCCCTGATGGAAGGGGCGGAGGCATGCCGCGTTCAGGCGACCGGCATGGCGGCGATGACTTGCGCACTGCTCTGCCAGCTGTCCGCCGGGGACCACATCGTGGCCGGACGCGCAGCCTTCGGGTCATGCCGCTGGATCGTCGACAACCTGCTGCCGCGGTTCGGCATCGAGAAGACGATCGTCGACGCGCGCGATAATGCCGCCTGGGAGGCGGCGATCCGGCCTAATACGAAGGTGTTCTTCTTCGAAACCCCCGCCAACCCCACGATGGACGTGGTGGACATGGCGTATGTCTGCGGCCTCGCCCGCGCACACGGCATTACCACCGTGGTGGACAACGCCTTCGCCACCGCCGTGCTGCAGCGGCCGATGGAATTCGGTGCCGATGTGGTCGCCTATTCCGCCACCAAGCTGATGGACGGGCAGGGCCGCGTGTTGGCCGGTGCACTGTGCGCCTCGCAGGAATGGATCGAGGAGCGGCTGATGCCGTTCCAGCGCAACACCGGCCCGATCCTCGCCCCGTTCAACGCCTGGGTGGTGCTGAAATCGCTGGAGACGCTGGAACTGCGGGCGAACCGCCAGTCCGACAATGCGATGCAGGTGGCCAAGTTCCTCGAGGGGCGCGTCCCGCAGATGCTCTATCCCGGCCTGCCGAGCCATCCGCAGCACGAGCTGTGCATGAAGCAGATGAGCGCCGCCGGCCCGATCTTCTCCTTCGTGCTCGACGGGCGGGAGCAGGCGATGGCGCTGCTCGATGCGCTGGAGCTGATCGACATCTCCAACAACATCGGTGACAGCCGTTCGCTGATGACCCATCCGGCCACCACCACCCATCACAACATGGGGCCGGAAGGTCGCGCCGAGGCCGGCGTGGCGGAAGGCATGCTGCGGCTCAATGTGGGGCTGGAGGATCCGCTCGACCTGATCGAGGATCTCGACCGGGCGCTGCAGCGCATCGGGCTTTGAAAAGGGGCGGGCCGCGGACAGGCTCGCATCTTTTTCCTGTGATGCTATAGCGATAGCGTTTCCGCCACCGGGAAAGGGTGCCGCTTGATCGAAATCCGCGACATCTACGCTGCGCTGGTCGAATCTTCCGAAGATGCGATCGTGTCAAAGGACACGGACGGGATCGTGCATTCGTGGAATCCCGCGGCGGAGCTTCTGTTCGGCTATTCCGCGGAAGAGATGATCGGCGAGTCGATCCGCAAGCTCCTTCCGGCTGACCGGCAGGACGAGGAGGATCGCATCCTCTCCCGCATCCGCGCCGGCGACAAGGTGGGCCAGTTCTTCACCAAGCGGCGCCACAAATCCGGCCACCTGATCGACGTATCGGTCACCGTATCGCCCGTGCGCGATCCCAGCGGCGCGATCGTGGGCGCCAGCAAGATCGCCCGCGATGCCGGGCCGGTGCTGGAAGGCCAGCGCCGCCTGCGCGAGAGCGAGGAACGCTTCCGCATGCTGGCCGACAACATCAACCAGTTCGCCTGGATCGCCCGGCCCGATGGCTACATCACCTGGTATAACCAGCGCTGGTACGATTACACCGGCACCACGCTGGACCAGGTTCAGGGCTCCGGCTGGCGGTGCGTCCACCACCCCGATCATGTGGACCGGGTGGAACAGCACTTCATGGATAGCCTGGCGGAGGGCACCGAGTGGGAGGACACCTTCCCGCTGCGCAGCGCCGAGGGCGAATATCGCTGGTTCCTCTCCCGCGCCATGCCGATCCGCAACGATCGCGGCGAAGTGGTCAGCTGGTTCGGCACCAACACCGACATTACCGAGCAGCGCGAACAGGCCGAGCAGATCCGCCTGCTGCTGATGGAAGTGAACCACCGGTCCAAGAACATGCTGTCCACCGTGCAGGCGCTGGCCCGGCGCACCGCGCGGCATGACACGGATTTCATCGCCCGCTTCGAAGATCGCGTGCGCAGCCTGGCGGTGAACCAGGACATTCTGGTTCGGCGGGACTGGCGCGAAGTGCCGGTGGAAGAGCTGGTGCGGCTGCAATTGCACTTCATCGATATCGCTTCGGGCGCCGTTTCCATCGCCGGCCCGCCGCTGGCGCTGATACCCCGGGCGGCGGAGGTGATCGGCATGGCGCTGCACGAACTCGCCACCAACTCGCTCAAATACGGAGCCCTGTCGGCCGGCGGGCGGGTGGAGATCGGCTGGCGCGATCCTTCCGAGGCGGGCAGCTTTTCCATCTGGTGGCATGAAAGCGGCGGCCCGCCGGTGGCGAAGCCGGAGCGGACCGGATTCGGCACCACGCTGATCGCCGATGTGCCGCGCCACAATCTCGGCGCCGAGGTGGAGCTGGACTATGCCCCGGGCGGTGTGCGCTGGTGCGTGCGCTGCGATCCCGCCGTGGTGGCTGGCCACACCCCCGCACCCGGTGCCGCCCCCAGCGCCTGAGGAGGGCGCCGCCGGCCATTTCGGCAATTCACCGCAAGCCCCTTGCCGCGCGGGGGGAAGCCGTTACGCTGGACCCCATCATGCAGGACGTCCTCGCCAGCCTGTTCCAGCACACTGCCCTCACCGCCGGCGTGACGGTACGCGTGGCCGTGAACTTCATGCCCGATCAGTCGCGCGTGGATGCCGGCCGGTGGTTCTGGGTCTATCACATCCGCATCGAGAACCATCGCGAAGACACGGTGCAATTGCGCAGCCGCCATTGGCGGATCACGGATTCGCGCGGCATGGTGAACATCGTCGACGGCGAAGGCGTGGTGGGCGAAAGCCCGGTGCTGGCGCCGGGGCAGACGCATGATTACGTTTCGGGCTGCGAGCTGATGACCAATCACGGCACGATGGAAGGCCATTACACCTTCGCCCGCGCCGATGGCACGCTGTTCGAAGTGGCGATTCCCTTCTTCCCCCTCGCAGCCCCCGCTCCCACCGTCGGGTGATTTCGTTGCGCGCCGGCGTGCGCGCTCGTCCTCGACAGGCTCAGGACGAGCTGGTTGGGGCACGAGGTCACCCTGTTTCGTCATTCCCGCGCGGGCGCGAATCCATGGCTGCGCGCGCCTGAGTTGGCGCTTTGCGCGCCACTCGGTTCGTCGCACACCAGCAACGCTTGGAACGCCGTGGAACAGGGTTCATTGGCGGAAAAGCTGGGCCGGCAAGCGGGCGGGCTTCTGGTTGTTTTGCACGGTGGAAAGAGCAGTGGCGGTGTAGTGGGCCGGCGGGGTGTAGGACATGGCCGAGCGTGCGGGCCAGGCACGGGCGCGCGTCCTTCGACAGGCTCAGGACGAGCGGGTTTCGGGACTCGACAACTCATTAGCTCGTCATTCCCGCGAAGGCGGGAATCCAGTCCGCCTCAGCCGCAGCGCTCGCTGGATTCCCGCCTGCGCGGGAATGACGAATTACAAGGGCGGCTTGCCCAAAACACCCCCCGCTCGTCCCGAGCCTGTCGAAGGACGCGCGCTGTGGCCCCCGCCCGAACCTACCCCGCCAGCTTCACGAAGCTGTCGATCACCCGCTTGGTGCCGGCCTGTTCGAAGTCGATCTCCAGCTTGTTGCCTTCCTGCGCGGTGACGGTGCCGTAGCCGAACTTGTCGTGGAACACGCGCGCGCCGAGGGCGATGTCGCTGCGGGGCTTGGCGGCGAAGCTGGCGGCGCTGCGGCCGGGTTCCTTCAGCCGCTTGGGCGCGGCGTCATAGCCGGTGGTGAGCGCCCGCTGCCAGCCGGGGCCACGCGCCTGCGAGCGGGCGGGGCGGCTAGTGCTGACATGGGCGAAGGGGTCTTCCTGCTCGCTCCAGTTCGCGCGCCATAGCGAGGCACCGCCGGTCATGGAGCTTTCGCTCTCAATATGCTCGGCCGGCAGCTCCTCGATGAAGCGCGAGGGGATCGAGCTGGTCCACTGCCCGTAGATGCGCCGGTTGGCGGCATGCAGGATGGTGCAGCGCCGCCGCGCGCGGGTGATCGCCACATAGGCGAGGCGCCGTTCTTCCTCCAGGCTGGCGAGGCCGCCTTCGTCCAGCGAGCGCTGGCTGGGGAACACGCCTTCCTCCCAACCGGGCAGGAACACATGGTCGAATTCCAGCCCCTTGGCGGCGTGGATGGTCATGATGGTGACCTTTTCCACATCGTCCGCCGCGTCATTGTCCATCACCAGGCTGACGTGTTCGAGGAAATCGCCCAGCGTTTCATAGTCTTCCATCGCGCGGGCGAGTTCGACGAGGTTATCCGCCCGCCCGGCGCTTTCGGTGGAGCGATCGGCCTTGAGCATGGCGTCATAGCCGGTTTCCTCCAGCACCCGGCGCAGCAGCTCCGACGGGGTCACCTGATCGGCCATTTCGCGCCAGCGCAGGAAATCGGCCATCAGCGCGCCGATCGTGCCGCGCGCGCGGGCGGGCAGTTCGTCGCTATCGGCCAGTTCCAGCGCCGCGGCGGCGAGGGGGATGCCGCGTGCGCGGGCGTGTTGGTGCATTTTTTCCAGCGCCTTGGCGCCGAGGCCGCGCTTGGGCTGGTTGTGGATGCGTTCGAAAGCGAGATCGTCCTGCGGCTGGGCGATCACGCGCAGATAGGCCAGCGCATCGCGGATTTCCGCCCGTTCGTAGAAGCGGAAGCCGCCGACGATGCGATAGTTGAGGCCGATCTGGATGAAGCGGTCTTCGAATTCGCGCGTCTGATATTGCGCGCGCACCAGGATCGCCACCTGTTCCAGCGGGGCGCCTTCACGTTCGAGCCGCTCGATCTCCTCGCCCACGCGGCGGGCTTCCTCGGGCGCATCCCAGATACCGATCACGCGGACCTTCTGCCCGGCGGGCAGTTCGGTCCACAGCGTCTTGCCCAGCCGCTCGCTATTGGCGGCGATCAGGCCCGATGCGGCGGCGAGGATCTGCGGGGTGGAACGATAATTCTGTTCCAGCCGGATCACCTTGGCACCGGGGAAATCCTTCTCGAACCGCAGGATATTGGCCACTTCCGCGCCGCGCCAGGAATAGATCGACTGATCGTCATCCCCCACCACGCAGATATTTTTCCGTTCCTGCGCCAGCAGCCGCAGCCACAGATACTGCACGGCGTTGGTGTCCTGATATTCGTCCACCATCACATAGCGGAAGCGCTGCTGATACTGCTCCAGCACGCTGCGTTCCGTGCGGAAGATGTTGAGCATATGCAGCAGCAGATCGCCGAAATCGCAGGCGTTCAGCGCCTTCAGCCGTTCCTGATACAGCCGGTACATCTCCTGCCCGCGGCCATTGGCATAGCTTTCGTTTTCCAGCGCATCGAGATCGGGGGGATTGAGCCCGCGATTCTTCCACCGGTCGATCAGCCCCGCCAGCTGCCGTGCAGGCCAGCGCTTCTCGTCCAGATCGCTTTCCGCGATCAGCTGCTTGAGCAGGCGCAGCTGATCATCGGTGTCGATGATGGTGTAATTGCTTTCCAACCCCACCAGCTCCGCATGGCGGCGCAGCATGCGCGCGCAGATCGAATGGAAGGTGCCCAGCCAGGGCATGCCCTCCACCGCATCGCCGATCAGCTGCCCCACACGGTGGCGCATTTCGCGCGCGGCCTTGTTGGTGAAGGTGACGCACAGGATTTCGCTCGGCCAGGCGCGGCGCGAGCGGATCAGATGGGCAAGCCGGGCAGTGAGCGCCGCCGTCTTCCCCGTGCCTGCGCCAGCAAGCATCAGCACCGGGCCTTCGGTGGTCAGCACCGCATCCTTCTGCGGTGGATTGAGGCCGTCCAGCCATTGCGGGGCGTCCGGGGCAGACGCGGGGGAGGGGTACTCGTTCACCCGTGAACAGCTAGGGAACGCGCGGCGGCCGCGCAAGTGCGGCGGGGCCGCAAAATCGGAACAGGCGGCGGGGGTCAGTCCGCCGCGGCGGGCATCCGCAGCAGGGTGATGCGGGCGGAGCCGACCTCGCGCACGGCATCCACCTGCAGCGAGCGGGCGCCGGCATCTTCATCTCGCGCGGTTTCCAGCGCGACCCAGCTCGCCGGGCCGATCCAGTCCAGCCGTTGCAGGCGATCGAGCGCCACGCCGCCGGCGCCGCTGCCATAGGGGGGGTCGAGCAGCAGCAGGTCCACCGGCGCCTTCGCCGGGCCGAGTTGCAGCACGGATGCGGGGCGCACGTCACACCGGGGCTGGGCGCGTAGGGCGGCGATATTGGCGCGCAGTGCGCGAATCGCGGCTGCATCATTCTCGGCAAAAATGCAGTGGGCGGCCCCGCGCGACAGAGCCTCCAGCCCCAGCGCGCCCGACCCCGCGAAGAGATCGGCCACCGCCAGTCCTTCGAAAGTGCCCAGGCGGCTCTGCAGCATGGAAAACAGCGTCTCGCGCGTGCGATCGGCGGTGGGGCGGGTGGCTTCGCCCGTGGGCGCGCGCAGCTGGCGGCGGCGCCATTCGCCGGCGACGATCCTCATCGCGGCTTGCGCCCCAGCGTGCTGCGGAACCGCTCCAGCGGCTCGCGCCGCACTTCCACCGCCGCGCCCTTGGGCAGATCGCCCAGTTCGAAGGGGCCATAGGCGGTGCGGATCAGGCGCGAGACCTTGAGGCCGAGATGTTCGAGCACGCGGCGCACCTCGCGGTTCTTGCCTTCGGCCAGCGTCAGCTCGATCCAGTGCTGGCGGCCGCTGCGCCGTTCCAGATTGGCCTCGATCGGGCCATAGCGCACGCCGTCCACCTCGATCCCGTCGAACAGCGCCTCCAGTTGCGGCTGGGTCACTTCGCCGAAGGCGCGGGCGCGATAGGTGCGCGGCACGCCGGAAGCGGGCAGTTCCATCGCCCGCTTCAACTCGCCGTCATTGGTCAGCAGCAGCAGGCCTTCGGTGTTGAGGTCCAGCCGGCCCACCGGCATCACCCGCGGCGTGCCGGGGGGGAGGGCGTTTGCCAGCGCGTTGTAGATGGTCGGCCGCCCGCGCGGATCACGCTCCGCCGTCAGCAGCCCGGCGGGCTTGTGGAACAGGAACATGCGCGTGTGGTCCGCCTTGGCCACGGGCTTGCCGTCCACCGTGACACCGCGCAGGCCGGTGAGGATGGTCGCCGGCGTGTCCAGCACCTTGCCATCCAGCGCCACGCGGCCTTCGGCGATCATGCGCTCCACCTCGCGCCGGCTGGCGACGCCCGCGCGCGCCAGCAACTTGGCGATGCGATCGCCCTTCTTTTCCGTGCCTTCGGCCATTGCCGCGCCATAGCGACGCCCCGCCCCCTGTCAAATGGCGGCGACCGTCCCCGCATTTGTGTGCGGCGCCACCTTTCGCGCGGAATCGCGCCGCGCTAGGCTCGTTTCCTTGCATGGGGCGCAGCGCCGCGCCCGCGACACTGAAGGGATCGCATGGACGAGAGCATTCGGGCGGAGCGCCGGGGCCTGTGGCAATCGGTGATGCCCTATCTGGAAAAGGAATCGCTCGCCGCCTTCTTCCTGGGCGTGTCGTCCGGCTTCCCCTTCGCGATGATCGCCGCCACGCTCACCACGCGGCTGGCGCAGGACGGGATCGAAAAGAGCACGGTCACCGCCTTCAGCCTCGCCTTCCTGGTCTATAACCTCAAGTTCCTGTGGGCCTGGGTGGTGGATGGCGTGCGCCTGCCGCTGCTTGGCCGGCTGGGCCAGCGCGTTTCGTGGATGCTGGTGATCGGCCTGTGCGTGATGGCGGCGGTGGTGAATCTGGCGCTGGCCGACCCCGGCGCCGACATCGTGTGGACCGCCACCAGCGCGGTGCTGGTGGGCGTGGCGGGCGCCACTTTCGACATCGTGATCGATGCCTACCGGATCGAAACGCTCAAGCCCTATCAGCTCGGCACCGGCTCCGGCATGAGCCAGTATGGCTGGCGCGTGGGTGCGGCGGCGGCGGGCGGCGTGGCGCTGGTGGTGGCGGCACGCTACGGCTGGCAGGCGGCCTATATCGCCTGCGCCGGCTTCGCGCTGCCGGCGATGCTGACCGCGCTGATCCTGGGCGAGCCGCCCCGCCGCAAGGTGGAGATCGCGCGCAAGGGCGTTGCGGAGATGTGGCGCTCCGTCGCCGGGCCCTTCGTGGAATTCTTCCGCCGCAACGGCGCCTGGCTGGTGCTGCTGTTCATCCTCGTCCACAAGATCGGCGACACGCTGGCCAATCTCACCTTCCGCCTGCTGTTCGATGACCTCGGCTTCACCAATGACGAGATCGCGCTCTACGACGTGGGGGTGGGCTTCTGGGCGCTGATCGTGGGCGTCTTCGTCGGCGGGATCATCTACGCCCGGCTGGGGCTCAAGCGTTCGGTGCTGATCTCGCTGATCCTGATGGCCGTTTCCAACCTCAGCTTCGCCCTGCTGGCGGCGGCGGGGAAGACCAATGTGGGCATGGCCGCGGCGATCGGATTCGAGAATTTCGCCAGCGGCTATGGGGGGGTGGTGGTGGTCGCCTATTTCTCCGCCCTGTGCGACCTGCGCTTCACTGCCGCCCAATATGCACTGATCAGCGCGGGGGCGAGCATCGTGGGGCGCTTCCTCACCGGCACCACCGCGGGTAGCCTGATCGAAACCTTCGGCTATGTGAACTTCTACCTGCTGACCACCGTCGCGGCGGTGCCGGGCATCGTGCTGTTCTGGTGGATGATGCGCAGCGGGCTGGTCGATGCCGCCATGGGCACGGCGGGCGAGGTGGGCGAAGGGGACGCGCGGGCTGATCCCTGATCAGCCCGCGGGGATCAGTCCGGCACTTCCCCATTCGCCAGCAGCACCTTGCCGGCCAGATAGAGCGAGCCGGCGATCAGCACCGGCAGCCCGTCATCGGGCAGCTCGCTCAGTGCGGTGCGGATGTCGGGCGCCCAGCGGGCCTTGTCGGCATAGCTTTCCGCCCCATGCGCATCGCTGCCTTCGATCGGCACGGCGGTGATGCTGCGCAGCTTGCCCTGCAGCGGATCGAGGATCGCATCGGGATAGCGATTGGCGAGCATGCCGATCACCAGATGCAGCCCCGGCGCATCAGCGAAGTGGCGGCCGAGCGCGAGGCCCGCATCGGCATTGTGCCCGCCATCCAGCCACACTTCATGCCCCGGCGCCAGAGCGGTGAGCGGGCCTTCGCCAAGCAATTGCATGCGCGCGGGCCAGCGCGCAGCGCGGATGCCTTCGGCCATGGCCGCTTCGCTGACAGTTACGTCCTGCTGGTGGCGCAGCATGGCGACGGCGAGCGCCGCATTGTCCCCCTGATGGCGGCCGGGCAGGGCGGGCAGGGGCAGGGTGAGGCTGCCCCGCGCATCGCGATAGTGGATCGCTTCCTCCACATCCGCTGACCAGTCGCGCCCGCGCATGAACAGCGGCGCGCCCGCCGCGGCGGCGATGCGCATGATCTCCGCCGCCATGTCATCGGGATAGGATTGCGTCACCATGGGCGATCCGGCGCGGGCGATGCCGGCCTTTTCAAAGGCGATGCGCACCAGCGGTTCGGTGGGCGCGCCCTCTTCGGGCACCAGCAGGAAGCTTTCGTGGTCGATGCCCAGCGTGGCGATGCCGCAGGCGGCGGGCCGTTCCATCACATTGGTGGCATCCAGCCGCCCGCCAAGGCC is a window from the Altererythrobacter sp. B11 genome containing:
- a CDS encoding PAS domain S-box protein — encoded protein: MIEIRDIYAALVESSEDAIVSKDTDGIVHSWNPAAELLFGYSAEEMIGESIRKLLPADRQDEEDRILSRIRAGDKVGQFFTKRRHKSGHLIDVSVTVSPVRDPSGAIVGASKIARDAGPVLEGQRRLRESEERFRMLADNINQFAWIARPDGYITWYNQRWYDYTGTTLDQVQGSGWRCVHHPDHVDRVEQHFMDSLAEGTEWEDTFPLRSAEGEYRWFLSRAMPIRNDRGEVVSWFGTNTDITEQREQAEQIRLLLMEVNHRSKNMLSTVQALARRTARHDTDFIARFEDRVRSLAVNQDILVRRDWREVPVEELVRLQLHFIDIASGAVSIAGPPLALIPRAAEVIGMALHELATNSLKYGALSAGGRVEIGWRDPSEAGSFSIWWHESGGPPVAKPERTGFGTTLIADVPRHNLGAEVELDYAPGGVRWCVRCDPAVVAGHTPAPGAAPSA
- a CDS encoding PLDc N-terminal domain-containing protein; this translates as MEILGIIVLLLDIWAIVNIIGSPASLAAKVLWSLGVIVFPVVGFVVWLLAGPRGTRALA
- a CDS encoding glycosyltransferase — protein: MSHTMLEQAAAAAVRPLELAVVLPTLNERGNIAPMVARLEQALGPTGWEAIFVDDNSRDGTADVAREISRRDPRIRVIQRIGRRGLSSAAIEGMCATAAPVVAVMDADQQHDPALLRPMLQAIQSGEYDLAYASRFAEGASVAQWNRPDRARMSGIANALARKVTGLDLSDPMSGFFMLRTDVLRRDAARLSGIGFKILLDILATVDTPMRVKEFPLDFAARAEGESKLDRVVAFEFLVGLYDKWLGRIVPTRFALFGTIGAMGVVVHMAVLWLFLSFSGGFGHRTFSDFEIGQTVAALVAMTFNFVLNNALTYADSRLRGPLPLLRGWVKFALTCSVGLLANVGAAATLVRIGMHEYPAALVGIAIGSVWNYALSSRFVWGRFR
- the rsmD gene encoding 16S rRNA (guanine(966)-N(2))-methyltransferase RsmD — encoded protein: MRIVAGEWRRRQLRAPTGEATRPTADRTRETLFSMLQSRLGTFEGLAVADLFAGSGALGLEALSRGAAHCIFAENDAAAIRALRANIAALRAQPRCDVRPASVLQLGPAKAPVDLLLLDPPYGSGAGGVALDRLQRLDWIGPASWVALETARDEDAGARSLQVDAVREVGSARITLLRMPAAAD
- a CDS encoding phospholipid carrier-dependent glycosyltransferase, with the translated sequence MTQPPQHARDPIGWTAIITLVFVVLVSIRLTIPTRFFFDEVHYLPAARAVMALSKAMNVEHPPLGKQMIALGMEIFGDRALGWRITPAIFGTLAIFAAMRALWFASLSRFATLAGGVLILTAFPLLVLSRIAMLDIFMLGFSMLAMWMWAGALREHETARWRLAICGVALGCAMASKWNAVPMALLPGLSFLVFRVRAAGWGFLATRRGAPIGGMTLPEAALWLGLVPLVTYAACYWPFVFYEKGSITPDLHGLLELHRKMLSMQEQYLKKHTYMSVWYQWVFNIRPIWFLYENLNGAQRGVLMIGNPLTMIIGLPAILWCGYAGLLRKRWDALGVFAGYAASLGLWIIAPKNVQFYYHYALASLFLMGGLALALDELRRRGWTWVPLLVLAAAAALFAYFWPILSAASLPGRHAFTSWMWLSSWR
- the metZ gene encoding O-succinylhomoserine sulfhydrylase is translated as MKNTTGTDRSITAAWRPQTRAVRGGTWRSEQGETSEALFLTSGYTYDTAQTVADRFAGEAEGMVYSRMQNPTTAMLEERIALMEGAEACRVQATGMAAMTCALLCQLSAGDHIVAGRAAFGSCRWIVDNLLPRFGIEKTIVDARDNAAWEAAIRPNTKVFFFETPANPTMDVVDMAYVCGLARAHGITTVVDNAFATAVLQRPMEFGADVVAYSATKLMDGQGRVLAGALCASQEWIEERLMPFQRNTGPILAPFNAWVVLKSLETLELRANRQSDNAMQVAKFLEGRVPQMLYPGLPSHPQHELCMKQMSAAGPIFSFVLDGREQAMALLDALELIDISNNIGDSRSLMTHPATTTHHNMGPEGRAEAGVAEGMLRLNVGLEDPLDLIEDLDRALQRIGL
- the apaG gene encoding Co2+/Mg2+ efflux protein ApaG; protein product: MQDVLASLFQHTALTAGVTVRVAVNFMPDQSRVDAGRWFWVYHIRIENHREDTVQLRSRHWRITDSRGMVNIVDGEGVVGESPVLAPGQTHDYVSGCELMTNHGTMEGHYTFARADGTLFEVAIPFFPLAAPAPTVG
- a CDS encoding ATP-dependent helicase; the protein is MNEYPSPASAPDAPQWLDGLNPPQKDAVLTTEGPVLMLAGAGTGKTAALTARLAHLIRSRRAWPSEILCVTFTNKAAREMRHRVGQLIGDAVEGMPWLGTFHSICARMLRRHAELVGLESNYTIIDTDDQLRLLKQLIAESDLDEKRWPARQLAGLIDRWKNRGLNPPDLDALENESYANGRGQEMYRLYQERLKALNACDFGDLLLHMLNIFRTERSVLEQYQQRFRYVMVDEYQDTNAVQYLWLRLLAQERKNICVVGDDDQSIYSWRGAEVANILRFEKDFPGAKVIRLEQNYRSTPQILAAASGLIAANSERLGKTLWTELPAGQKVRVIGIWDAPEEARRVGEEIERLEREGAPLEQVAILVRAQYQTREFEDRFIQIGLNYRIVGGFRFYERAEIRDALAYLRVIAQPQDDLAFERIHNQPKRGLGAKALEKMHQHARARGIPLAAAALELADSDELPARARGTIGALMADFLRWREMADQVTPSELLRRVLEETGYDAMLKADRSTESAGRADNLVELARAMEDYETLGDFLEHVSLVMDNDAADDVEKVTIMTIHAAKGLEFDHVFLPGWEEGVFPSQRSLDEGGLASLEEERRLAYVAITRARRRCTILHAANRRIYGQWTSSIPSRFIEELPAEHIESESSMTGGASLWRANWSEQEDPFAHVSTSRPARSQARGPGWQRALTTGYDAAPKRLKEPGRSAASFAAKPRSDIALGARVFHDKFGYGTVTAQEGNKLEIDFEQAGTKRVIDSFVKLAG